The genomic stretch ATccacattctttttcatcatctgttcaaacatcatttcaattttccctattttgttattggaagaactaggactttGGGATGTAAATGGGGGTGGAttattcggttgttggtacattgggggcttttgaaagccttgcctctgatttccttgattgccattgttccaaccttcctgcttgttgttaccaccccagttgttgttgttgccattccaattaccctgattgttctgattattgtcCTGATTGAcgcaattggaattttggtttttgttcccccaattaccattgtcttgttgttgttgatcgtcccaattgccttggggtctccattgttgttggttagaagaatttcccctttggccttgatagttgttcacgtattaCACCTCTTAATTCtacccatcataaccatcatcttggaatccaccacaatcattgtcaaattgatccgaactcccttggtttcgttgacctctttttcttcttttgttcactagcatgttgacaccctccatagcatttacttggcgtggattttgaacttgttgcaactatgCCTTTGCTAACTAGTTCATTGTAGTTGTCGGCTCtactatagcctgcccatggccatgtagctctttgtgcaagtgagtgaccgtAGGGTCACCCTGttgcacattggctctactttgccaagcggaggacatgtcagccatctcgtcaagaatgtcacaagcctcatcataagacagcttcatgaagttaccccagcaagttggttcactatgcactggtttgttgtgttaattcCCTGGTAGAAAGTCtattggatcatcgcctcagtcatatcattgttgggacattcctttatCATTGTTCTatatcgctcccaaatctcatgtaaaggttcggtgggctcctacatgaaagctaagatctcatctccCAATGTTTACATGTGCCATGGTGAGAAAAcctttgcaatgaacttatccgtcaactcatcccaagtagtgatggaatggttgggaagtcgctcaagctaatccaatgccttccctctaagtgagaaagggaagagtctcaaccgaagtgcatcctcggacaTATTAGTTTGCTTTCTCCCctaacaggtatccacgaaacccttgagatgtttttaagcattttgattggtagcgcccgtgaaatacccgtGCTGCTCCAGCAATATCAGCATCACATTAGTAATTTGAAAATTACCCGCCCGAAtctggggtgggacaattgcacttgcatatccttggttgggaagcactcaaggagccactcttggaggtggcgggggagggtctggaatattattattggcctggcagcctctcctttgtccttgaggcacaatagggacctcatcatcaacattgtcatctacctccttccccggcggaagatctccaagaggtgcattaTTTAAGTTTGctaccattttgtacctgaagttgtgacacacacaaattagtaacacagaaagaaagaagaacaatacacaaaactatttagatagatagccaaaatcgttagctccccggcaacggtgccaaaaagtgttCGAGCCATccctgcactactacaaagtagagAGAGGGGTCGAAGCAGCCTTTACCCGAGaaagtcgggatcgatttccacagggagatagaaatgggaattgggtttctatctaagttAGAAATGCGCAATTGCTCTTAATCGCACTTATAATCatagttggttttgatattacttctaaatttataATAAtacgatgctaaattaagctaagttaagctaagagtaagatacttgaaggttgtctaaaaagttaaaaggcactaggaaagtgactttctcctaggtggatacttgacagattctcgagtctaaggctaggttgtcatgttggggattacgatataaccattgcacgatactactcactctatacctctcgatagtttgagtgattttgccctaattgactttctcaagaccaataggttatgataatttgtgcaagcaattgaggttcaagtcgggtattactatctctaggtttaaccctttaatttgggctatcaatctcttgaatacgcctcaattccttgttggactaattttctagacttaggctctctttctcaaaaagagcccaagtcaaataggcacaaattagtgtttgcaaccactaattcaacattgaaaccataaattagtccaaatatcaaacacctatAGATATTCAAGccataaaatacaagacccatcaaatactcacactagagttgagccacaaccctagctaatggatctagctactcatgataatagaaaacaaagaaatagatgaagaaaaacccatagtatttaattacaagctaaaacttaaagattcaatgataaaactattgtaaaattactcaaaatgggtaAGAAACACTGTCCACGAGTGCATCCCAACGTTAAAATAcgactgatgacctaaaaatgggaaaagaaactatttatactaagccaaattttctggacaaaaatacccctacgggggtagtgcggaccgcacaaaatcgagtgatACCGCATTAAGGCTTCTTGATTTTAATCCGTGCTCTCTGAACATGGCcactgcgggccgcacaaaatgcaccgcgaccGCGTGGCTTctgttgcggtccgcacaaaaaggaccgcggaccgcattggcaattAGCTCCAAATCTTCAACTCTTTGAACTCtgtctttgcggaccgcacaatatcgagTGTGGCCGCATTGAGTCCATTGCAGTCTGCATAAATTGCTTTGCGGCCATAATGCTTGAGTCCCCGAAATAGCACCTCTCTGAATTtcctctttgcggaccgcacagaatggagtgcggccgcattggtccTGTTACACTGTGCTTGGAATTGTTCTTGGTACTTATGCATggttcactcctttttgagctggttttgacggaTTGTCACATTGTTGACCAAACcttgcaatcaagtacaacatgtaagcctttgggactattttatacacatttctaatcaaaattcaagtAAGatggagtgtaaaatgcatcataatccctagttatcactacGCTTGAGTAATTCTACCATCCGAAGTTTCAATGTTTTCTACATTATATTTTCTGATACCACTTAAATTGTccatctttcttttctctttgcttCTGCCTTTAGGGTCACTTGGTGGAAGAGGAGGTGGAAGACCTCTGGATCTAGTGTGATATGCGAACGATGCCAGTATGCACTAACCAACCTTGGggaatgggaataatcaaaaaaaagaaaaagaaaaggtaaccaagtcagtAAAGGATATTGAAATAATGCTTGCAATATTAAACATGCTTTGCAAAATTATGTAATAAACTTGCGTCCTACTTTCGGagacctcgttgtgcccgagtaAGGCCTAAGCAACACATAGACTTGGAGAAAATTGATGCCAATAATTGTGTCATTTCATTAATGTGAAATAAATCAAATCCTTACTAAAACAACAATAATCGGAAAGTTACTAATGGCATTTACCTTATGACAATCGAAATCTAAAACTAAGCTGGAAAGCAGTAAAGAACTTCAtttcctaatctacttggtcccataAGAACCTTCCTATGCTTGGCTCTCTTGAATCCATCAATCAGGTTCCTTAGGTCGTGCATATCCAACAATAGGTAAGCCTTTTCTAGATTCCCTCCTTCATTGATATCTGTGTTCAAACAATCTGAAAGCCTCTTCCTCATCTTCCCCTCAAGCTCCATCAACCTTTGCTCCAAATATTCCAATCTCTCTATTGACTTAGTGGCAATTTCTCTCCATTTGTTGCTACCTTCCATATCCACTTTGTGTTGTTCCAAATGCCTGGCTTCAGACTTGAAGAACATTTTTCGTAACCTCCTATacttgacctgtgcttcagcaACATCATCTATGATCCTGTTTTTCAGATTGATTCCCCGTTTGACATCTCATGCTATGTCATCTACCAACCATGatgggtagaagtacacatgacaagcatgatacctgtctggatCAATAGTTTCCTTTTCCACAATGACCTTCTTATTCTATATATGATGTGCCTCGAACTTGAATGGAATAATGTCCCCTTTAAAATCTGCTTTGTACTAGACCATGTTTGAAACCCGAGGTATAACTTGATTTCTTCCAGTTTGTCTCATTACCTTATAGGAACATAACGATAGATTCCTCTCAATCTGATCATTACCAAATGGGTAGTCTCTCTTgacctgatgatgaactcgtTGCTAGGAAACCATTCGAACATCTAATGTACATGTTCGTCtgtcaaatttttaaagaaacgTACCCAAATTACAACATTTACAGGTTGTGCAAACCTGCCTGGTATAATTGTCATTTTCTTTGGGTGATGGTAGGCTATGTAGTCATTCAATGGTTGACACAGAATCTCTTGGCGATATTCTCCCTTTTGAAAGTTTTCCAATAACCAAACTTGCAGTAAtagattacaaccttcgaagttCCCAAATCCCTACTTGCATTGGTCTAGAGCGTGGTACATTTCAGCTAAGATCATGGGGGTGATGGTATAAGTCTGTCCCTCGATGCCTTCCATCAAAGTTCTGGCGACCATAGCTAGGCAAGTATGAATTCTTCCCCCTTTCATTTGAAATATCAACCCCCCCAAGAAgcaaaaaataaacacataaactcGATGATGCGTCCAACCCAAGGAAGTAATGGCAAGTTCATCATGATAAAGTCAGTATGACTAGTTGTGCCCATAATGCTCATAAAGGATTTCAAATGGGATGTATGACTTCTTCAAACAAAGCATCTTATCATTTTTAGAAAATTGCGAGGGGTGCGATTATGTAACACTGATAAACCTGGAATATCCCATGGTAGCTTAGcgaagcctcctatttcttctaggagaAGAGTAATTTCTATGTCACCAAAGTGGAAGACGACCCTTTTCTCATCCCAAAACATAGTGGTGGGCTCAATCAATGCTCTATTCAGTTGGATGTCTAGCAAGGACGGGAAATTACCAAGGACTTTTCTCATGTGATTCTTGTCGCTAGGCAAGAAATTTTTCCACCAGTCATGTAGCAAAGGTGGGATGTTttggaccatgccgaacctggggactttGTGCGCCATTTTCTGCAAACAAATAAGGttagccctttccccctccaaaTTTGTTGTACTATAAGGAAGGAAAAACTGCTACAATAGATAGTGATATAACAACGGTTACACAAATCGTTGCAAGGTCTATTGCAGTAGATCTATTGCCACGCGGCCTGGTGAAACGGTCCCAAAACCGTTCCAGTAGCTCTATTGTAACGGTTTTTCAGAAAACTACTATTGTCGTTATTTTGTGGTATTTTAGTGAGACTAGATGTAATTTTTCCTTGCTCAGTGGTTGTAATTGGATTTGTGGGATCTAGGGTTCTGATAAGGGGCGGCCCGAAGAGGTTAATAGAGATACCTATTCGCGTATGCATCGGAAAGATAAACGTTAGCAGTGAGATATAGTCATTAATGGAGAGGATTACACTGAGTTTGTTactattaattgttgttgttgttgttgttgtttagttttactTTTTATTTAATTAGGATACTGTTCATGCAGAATTAATCACTTCTATTGATATTGATTTATAATAATGCAAGAAAATATAGTAAAGCAAcgatattttcctctttttcttttcagaAGAGGTCCAAATATATCCTTCcactttaaaatattatttaaaccTACCCTCCGTTTCACTATCCGGTTGTTTGAGCGCTTACCATTAAAGTTTGATTCAAAGATACCCCTGTAATGATccggctggtcgttttgagatttgTAGTCCTGTTCTCCCATTTACTGCTCATTTTATGCTTAATAGTTGTTATGTGACTTGACACGGTAGTTGGTTCGGTTCCGGAAAAGTTTCGGAATGAGTTAAAACACATAGTTTTAAGGTTGGAAGCTTATGTTGAAaaggttgaccggatgttgacttgtgtgtaaatcgctttggaatggagttttgatggttccgttagctccgttggatgattttggacttaggagtgtgtccggatagtgatttggaggtccgtagttgaattatGCATgaatggcaaaagttggaaatttagaAGTATGACCGAGAGTTAACTTATTGGTTACCTAGATCGGATTGGGGTTCTGTTAGTtgaagtaggtctgttgtgtcatttgtgacttgtgtgcaaaatttgaggtcaatcggacatgatttgataggttttcagcatcgaatgtagaagttagaagttcaaaagtttattaggcttgaatcgatgcgtgattcgtgattttagcgttaattgatgtgatttgaaggctcgactaaattTGTATTgtgttttaagacttgttggtgtgtttggttgaggtcctaggagGGGGGAGGgtggattttggatggttaacagGTTAAATTTTGGACTTGGAGATTTCCTGAAATTTTCTGGTGCACTGATCTAGTTTCCTTATATGTGATCGTGTAGACAGgtccgcgatcgcataggctTAATTGGGCAGTAGAGGTCTTTGTTCTACGCGTTCACGAGATAGGTACTGTGATCGCGTAGTTGTAGGATACAGTGAATCACGAACGCATGGAAaaggtcgcattcgcgtagagtatATGAGGCAGCAGCTGAGGTCACACATATGCTCTTCGCGATTGCGTGAAGAGGGATGCGAACACGTAGGTTTGATGAATcagtgcatcgcgttcgcatgcTATTTTTCACGTTCGCATAGGGTTAACTTGTCGGCAGTATATTTTGTGATTCGCGATCGTGAAGCAATTTCTGCGATCGCGATTAAGAATATCTGAGCAGACCTAAATATTTCAAAAATTGGGTTTTGAGTCTATTTCACAAATTTTATTTTGGGAGCTCGGTTGgaggcgattcttggagagattttcaagggagtgattggggtaagtgacTCTTACTTAGTTTTGGTTAAATTTCATGAttatatctttgatttcatgatttaattagtgatttgtgTTGAAATTTTCGGAGAAAATGGGGAAAACTCCTTAGcccgaattttggggatttgagtgagatttttatatcggatttgagtaattttggtgtGGTTGGACTCATGGCTGAATGGGTGTTcgaattttgtgacttttattggATTACGAGACATGGGCATGGGGGttgacttttgagttgactttcgATTAAGAACTTAGCATTTTTATGTGGAATAGCTTGAGTTGATTGTATCGAAtagtttgtggctagattcgaggcattccgAAGTCGTTTCgtgaggcaaaggcttgttggagtATAGATATGcacagtttgaggtaagtaacacttcaaAACTTGGTTCTaagagtatgaaaccccgaattatgtgttatgtgatttgtATTGAGGTAATgcatatgctaggtgacgggcgtgtgggtgtgcactgtaagaattgtgacttggtcaatTCCATGAAATCGTATAGTTTATTAATCTTATCATTACCCGTATTCTCATCATGTGTTAGAGAAATTGAGATACCAgtcatattagaaatcatgcttaggctacGTGTTGGTATTGTTGGGACCCACATAGGTCGTGTTACAtgttgaattatttgcttaattggcaattttgtactcagtcacttCTACTATTtgcatattatatctcagtctcCGTTGTTCTTTTTTAATACATTATATCATCATTGTTTGGGCTTATTATCATGATTTTGGTGAGCCCGAGAGCCTTAAGAAATTGTTTActaagtgaggtcgagggcctgattgtgaggatatttatgggattgggTTGTACGCCGCTGCATGTTTATttgattcatgccatgattggcttattatagtGATTGGGCTGGAATTGCCCCTCCGAGTCTGCACATCCACCATGAGTGCATGTATCTACTGACTGCGAGTGCGAGTGCGAATATGGAGCGATCGGGAGGATTGAGTGGCTATGAGGATGAAGTGACTTGAGGATGGAGTGAATGGAAGGACTGAGTGACTGATACTCTAAGAGTATGCATATGATTTCATAACTATTTTGTACTTCAgttagcatatatatatatatatatatatatatatatatatatatatatatatatatatatatatatatatatgtcgtgtAGATACCGAGGTGCGCCATATCTTGTTTCAATTGAACTTGACGTGATTTACCTGTTTGTGCTTTAACTGttaaacttgaaagcatgcctacatttctgTACTATAATCCTGTATTGACATGTATCTGCAAAGCTCGTGATTACTTTCAGCCCAATAgttagacttgttacttactgagttggttgtactcacgctatacCCTGCACTTTGTATGCGGATCCAGGTATTTCCGGACACGATGGGTGATGACTATCAAAGTAGCTCAGTCATTCGGAGATTTTGAGGTAGTTGCGTTGGTGGctgcagaccttgactctcctccccTATCCTTCAGCTTTATTTATTCAGTTTCAGTTTTCTTAGACAGTATTTTAGACTTGTGTTATATAGATttatgtactcagtgacacccagatttttggtaacttccatatTAAGATATGATCTTTTATCTAGTTTATGAGAGTTTTAATTATTTAAACctgttttaatataattttaatttgAAAGTGTTGGTAATGTCTGAgctgtcggcttgcctagtaccatgttaggcgccatcacaatagGTTaagttttggatcgtgacaacccTTAATTTGGACGAAATGCCATATGGCACCTCCAGATTAGAGTGACTCCCGCCCCTGATTTTTTACCTATCACCCATTTTACCCAATTGACTCATCCTAGTATGGATTCAGGAAAATAAAATTTAGGATAGGTCACTTTAGTCCCGAGGTGCCACGTGTTATTCTGTTTAAATTAGGGGTATTTTTGAATCATATTGTAACGATAGGGGCCCAGTCCACTAGATAGTGAAATGGATGGCAGGTTTAAATAATAGTTGAAAGTAGAAAAAAATATTTGatccttttcagttttctttttttctttgcatTCATAATCGTGCATCGCCGACAAATTCACTAGTCGTAAATATAAAattgagtaaaaaaaaattaagacaTAACTAATGAGGAAAAACACATCAACACTGGCACGTATCTTTCTCCAACATGAAATTATTTGTTAATTCTAAAAGAAAAGAGTTAAAATGAAGAGCATGGCTCCGGCAAAAACAAAgtgataaaaacaaaaaaatagcaaCATTACTTTTAGTTGTACAATGATCAAATTAAATTCCCTAATGAAGTTGCGTTTTATTTCAAAATATAGCATCTAGGTTCAAAACGCATGTACACAATATACTGTAGTACTATTTTACAAGTGACTAATTGAGTGTCATGCCTTAGGCATTGAAGTGATGGACGTTTCAAAAGGAAGCATAGATTTGCATCTGAGTCAAAATGTGCTCAAAGTTATCTGTGGACTTCTCAATGGGATGTGAATGCATGCCTTCATAAGTAGTTACTACTACTCCTTCATCCTTTGACAGCCTTTGTACTTGTTTCTTCACGTTACATCCTTGATGCGTGCATCGGTAGTAGCTTCTGATGAGCAAAAGAAGCAATAATTAGAGAACATTTAAAGAAGAAGGATTCCGTACATTCTCTTCGAATTGAAAGTAATCTCCGATAACCTAAGTTTGGGAGTAACTGTAATGAAACTGATATCCTCACTATGACAAAatggtttttgtttttgtttttgtttcgaATAAATTGATATTAGGCTAGTATTTTCTCTCAAAATGGTTTCTCTTTTAGTATTAGTTTTCCGTAGTTAAATTTCTTGATATTTGACCAACATACTtagatgtaaaaaaaaaaaaaaatattttacgtTCTTTCTGAAGGCcgttcaatatatatatatagagagagcaAACAAGGGATAAATAAGTAGAAAAGAaggaaataaatatttaaataatgaatttccATTCACTCAAATGGTTTATCTCTCACTCTCTTTGACGGCTGTAACGAGTTCGTATTCTTTCGACTGCTTGAAAGAAGCTGCCATCTTGACACTTAGCAGAATCTGGATTTAGTTCTACCTAACTTTTCCCATATCTAAGTCCTTAGGTACTTGAAAGTTGTACTCCTGGGGAAATAATAGCAAATTATCGATTTAAAATAGTGAACTTTATGCTTTATTTATGATCGACCTAGCTAGTTAGATCGATCAGTTTCGTATAtagttaaaaaatatgaatttattcCCAGCTGTATATATCATTGTTAAGTGAGAGAGTCCAATTTATTACAAGGAGTACTCTTATTTGTGATCAAAGGGTTAATTGAGTTACCTTGCACGTTTTGTTTAAAATTACTCCACTATTTAACGTAAAATAAATGTGAAGCTCCAAAATTATAGTGTTGCAATAGCTATTGTTAAAAAGTAGAAACCAATCAGCAAACAAAGAGAACTTCTAAACCTTAATGTAAAGgtctatttgttttttttttttttgtttttttttttttggaatatcCGAAAACTAATTTTGATTAATCTTGACGAGGTTGCTGTGAAATTTTTAAGGTATACAGAAATTGACTTGAGAAATACACCTAAATGCTTAACAAAAAGATACATTTCCCATCCTAGTTGAAAATACTTTGTTACGTTTTGATCCCCACCTTCTTTTGTCGTTTTAGTATTACTATGTATTAGACCTTAACAGAACTATAACACATAGAAGAGTTCCATTATGTAACATGATCCCGTAGTATTTTTAACAAAGTTATCGTTTGAAAAAAGAATTAAAAGATAAACTTCACTTCAGAAAGTTgctatgtattgaatgattttcaaCATTCAAAGAAGCTTGTAATTGAGCAAATAAATTACACTAGTAGAGTTATGcggtgatactaatattgtctccATTAGTCTTTTTGTTTTcgtgagccgagggtctttcgaaaacaACATCTTTACTTCTTGGGGTAGGAAAAAGGTCTGTGTGCACACTActctccccagatcccactagtagaattttactggattgttgttgttgtggttgttgTTAGCAGCAAAGAGTAAGTAAGAAAAAATTACTAGTAGATAAAAACTGACCTTGGGAATCTGTTGTTCTTGACAGCCTTCTGTCCGTATTTCCTCCATCTATAACCATCATCCAAAATATCCACTTGACTCCTTGTTTGAAAAGCATATCTCGGTTTTTTAATCTTCTTCTCAACTTTATTCTTCTTACCCGATCTCACCTCGTTCTGATCATTAGGGTTATACggaatgctatttgggtgatcagTAACAACACTGGAGCTAGGAGCTTCCATGCTTGCCATTAGCCCCAAAAACCCGCTCGATTTCTTATTGTCTTGGGTTAATTCAGTTGTTTTTGCTTGAGAATTGTTGTTCATCATATTCATTACTGACAACTGATCAGACGATGAAGAAGAGTAATTTGGAAGAATATGTTGATAATTCTCCATCAAAGTAAATGAACTTTAAGAGAGGAAGTTGTAAGGAATGGAACTGTGGTGTATGTGATTTTGAAGGTGAATTTACCATTAAAGACTTTGGACTAGTGTGGCGGCTATGGTGTCTATCTAGGTTCACTATATTTTATCTATTGTATTTTTTTAATGTCATAAATGACACGTAATAATGTCATTAGTAGTTTAAAATTGAAATTAGTACCATTTCATTCTTTTAGTATAATCTCTTTACGATAGAGAAAGGTGGAACTTTCAAAGTATCACGCTGATAGCGGGAGCTACCCTAAagttattcctttttttttgtctttACCTTTTCAATCCTGATCTTTACTTAAATTACTCTTTAACGTTATATATGCGTTGATACAATTTCCAAGTAGTGATTATCAAATTATTTAATAGAACagttttcttttcctcttttacGATAATCGAT from Nicotiana sylvestris chromosome 12, ASM39365v2, whole genome shotgun sequence encodes the following:
- the LOC104218781 gene encoding probable WRKY transcription factor 75, with the translated sequence MENYQHILPNYSSSSSDQLSVMNMMNNNSQAKTTELTQDNKKSSGFLGLMASMEAPSSSVVTDHPNSIPYNPNDQNEVRSGKKNKVEKKIKKPRYAFQTRSQVDILDDGYRWRKYGQKAVKNNRFPRSYYRCTHQGCNVKKQVQRLSKDEGVVVTTYEGMHSHPIEKSTDNFEHILTQMQIYASF